From the Pocillopora verrucosa isolate sample1 chromosome 11, ASM3666991v2, whole genome shotgun sequence genome, the window AAATCAAGACCAAACTTATTACAACAGCTAATTACatctcaaaagaaaagaaaaatacaaacggCCAGAAGCGCGGTAAAACGCAAGTAACcaagttttgattggttgagaaagtggcgggAGTTagtttttaaccaatcacaatgctTAATAACGAAAATTGAACCAATCCCAGATTACTCAGTAACCCTCATTTGAGTTTTGGTATCTTACTTGCACAAGTTCTCTGGTTTAGTCTTGGCCTTGAATTTGTCGTGGAACGGTTTAGCACAGGCTTTTCCATTGTCGTAAAACTCTTTCTTGCATTTCAGCAGGTCAGTAATGTTCTTAGGTAGCCCTGTGACATTATAACCATTTCCGTCCATACCACACATCAAGCGGCCAAAATTGTGAATTCTGGCTTTCATGTCGGCCATTCGTCTCATTGGTTCCATCATGCTGTGATGAGTTTTCAGGTAATCACCATAGCACTGGTCGAGTGTAAAGTTCCTAATGCAGCCCATGAAATTCATTAATTCATGACtgaaaaagtgaacaaaaaaatgttttagtcaAAGAATCGAAAATGgcagaaattttattttcaagtgaTGGTTTATTCATCAAAGAATATTTTCCCTCGATTCCTCTCGTTCGCGATTTCTCTATATCAAGCCCCTTTTTCTCCAAATGCTTTGTTGTTGCCTCTATTGTGTCCTCTAACAGCTTCCGAGGGACCGGATCCCCCTGTAAGGCTCTGTAGCATTCTCACGATctccccctcattggcagtcacTTGGTGGTCAATTTCTATAGTCTTCCTTTGCCCTGCAAACCACGTGATTTCCCCAAAACCTTCCGACTTCCCCCTCACACTCCGGCAATAAATAATAACTGGATCCTTAGCAATCTAATATTTTGAAGTTTAGTTCGAGGTAGAGGTAGTTTTTACGaagccataaaaaaaattaaaatctaatAACCAATGAGCATCAGATTCTGAAATAAGTAACCTGCAGTTTGCGGtgccatttttcattttcctgagaAACGTGTGCGCGCACATCATgtctttttctattttcatatCTTCACTGCATTTATTCACGATGACGTGATTATCACCAGCGGATTTTGGCAGATCTGATAggaaacaatcaaataattaGGAATTAATTGATAACTTGAATGAAACAAGCTTTCTGATTAGTTCTTACTTATATTCTATTGAAGGAAAGGGATATGCCACTGATTCTGTCatcaaatttcttaaatgtACGTACATAACAAGCATGGAGAACTGTCCGATTTAGACAATGATCAAGAGAAGAAAGGTGACAGATTATGTCTGAGCGCCAAAACAATCCTCAACGTCTCTGTTGACGTGTCTTTTGAGTTGTTAGAAACTCGTTTTCTCCAAAGTTGCTTGTACAAATCTCCATGTTAATTTCGTAGAAACATCTATAAACAAAATTCTGAGTAAATCCGAATAAAAGCTTGCGAGCTGTACGCCGTAAAAAACCAGATTCATCTGACGTCAGCTACACCACGTGACCAATTACAGCTCGTGCAGCATTCACCGGACACTTAGTGCACGGGAGAAAATTGTACCACTGTGCTCCGTTCATTAGAAGTGCACTTAACCACGACATGTCAAGCAGGTAAAATTAAATGGGTTTACTTCGTTCTGCAGACACCTCTTTTTTTTAAGACCTGcacataatttgttttttctttaacaatatTTTCACCCATTCTTTTATTGAGAAGGAATTTCTAGCCATTCAGCTTAGAAgattaacaataattttatcTTGATTAGAACATCACTTAGGCAAATTATAATTCATTCCAGTAACGATAATCGTTAAGagacagaactcaaagaaataacttttcCAAGTAGTCATCCCCggcaaaaatatttt encodes:
- the LOC136276990 gene encoding uncharacterized protein, which encodes MVLKMYKGIFALVSLACILLADLPKSAGDNHVIVNKCSEDMKIEKDMMCAHTFLRKMKNGTANCSHELMNFMGCIRNFTLDQCYGDYLKTHHSMMEPMRRMADMKARIHNFGRLMCGMDGNGYNVTGLPKNITDLLKCKKEFYDNGKACAKPFHDKFKAKTKPENLCKYFMKAKECQVDLMKKYCAPSRPHKPDPFNPFCPGEKDPSSHAGAGKLNTGVALVFVGLAGHFLS